A DNA window from Bacteroides cellulosilyticus contains the following coding sequences:
- a CDS encoding DUF2589 domain-containing protein, translating to MSENEQVTFKPQFGAELNIESIIGAPLVAASKANVMMLTGQAQFLLDYCFTKEEGSDLRQPLMIEMVLTQPVVDHTKQPTDPGYISINKMAFQVPLLCLLPLNSLAIDKINVDFDLEITSVGSYDYKSKVNADVQLVEKKAVLNGRIAPAKQEYKKNFREQYDSTLSSRLKVNIHAGRLPLPKGVLTLLDLYTKSIQPIQKIDKQSEKEE from the coding sequence ATGTCTGAAAACGAGCAAGTTACATTCAAACCTCAATTTGGGGCAGAGCTTAACATTGAATCCATCATTGGCGCACCTTTGGTGGCGGCCTCGAAAGCCAATGTTATGATGCTAACCGGGCAGGCTCAATTCTTGCTTGATTATTGCTTCACAAAAGAGGAGGGAAGTGACTTGCGACAACCTCTTATGATAGAGATGGTGCTGACTCAGCCGGTTGTTGATCATACGAAACAACCGACTGATCCGGGATACATCTCTATCAACAAAATGGCTTTCCAGGTTCCTTTACTGTGTTTACTGCCTTTAAATTCTCTTGCAATTGATAAGATCAATGTGGATTTTGATCTGGAAATCACATCGGTGGGTTCTTATGATTATAAATCGAAAGTGAATGCGGATGTGCAACTTGTAGAGAAGAAGGCGGTTCTGAATGGAAGAATTGCTCCAGCCAAACAGGAATATAAGAAAAACTTCCGTGAACAATATGATAGTACTTTGTCAAGCCGTCTTAAAGTGAATATACATGCGGGCAGACTACCTTTGCCTAAAGGAGTATTGACTTTACTTGATTTGTATACGAAATCGATACAGCCCATACAAAAAATAGATAAACAGTCGGAAAAAGAAGAATAG
- a CDS encoding protein kinase domain-containing protein — MSDFRDSDKTLRPGSADGDKTLRPALKAEKTLRPGEEEKTLRPEDDSKKTLRPGVANIDKTLHPGGMEDKTLRPVSSDDATLRAEQQKAIEAITRQHDTEYLIKGLNYRVIKLISDGTGEAQIFLVENKGKQYVLKLYYVGIEPPPNHQILEIIRQTPRSGLLVDIIDHGQWDNPRVSGELRHYEVMTYCKGGSLDKINLKGDERRLCEIAKQAAAAIDFCHKHGFIHRDIKPGNFFFADENQNQVLLGDFGISVRCDQNGVARTDQARTRIYAAPEMYYTVPGENRVEIDTKSDFYSLGMVLLCLWMGEKEFKEREFELMKRKRTGDLPFPVDLSGRTLQLIKALTAPQPEKRCGFTEIVRWARGEDVFSDFVGQESKRRFSIIFNAGKNQIAHSPEQLADFMRQDQNLAIKYLYTGKLTKWLNDNQRPELVSEIEDIVEKRYPKDQTAGLYAACYTLNVDMPYYDVKGRPRTTAEEIAQSLIENFSTYQTTLANANDPLFLFFNAHDLKRLTDNAASLFNKKGRQREALWRLIYELDPSRPYELIDEKGNLGRCNTPEEVLHYAYNHMLSADSWNDLAEESFLIWLAGRDKGLVGKIRTQLKGFTTSDAAVTYGVLYNLSPKVSFTLQMDETANNYYFTHTQIAQFINQQLMVYKNTPKNDPDHEYADYILGMLSSLKGSRLYFYLKSKGVYEDKIEWINYCFELKSKDNLRKAGPYNWIIATFKMIKGLGALPYYYFKDSDKSITDLDGLKSIPSKEVKAELESGYLRDWLTTFFQENPLKNLSPKFAYEQETVKYLEFIEKIDSKDTDVSNFRIATNFVNKNLRKVRLRCRILTVMRVLLGILCFIPILAFAAALCFYGLPFTENPLPTVSVGAIVTMTVIFSILMYVASDFKNLIFCILLGAIVGSVIYYVVYFVLELIMPYAHYVLAGLLVLLAYYLMKSCYFKLPVERSLHSHLLNPGFEETGLEPLHFAFKADVGTHFESSIGGESVKYATYLKECIRKFIYRAVLSMVMVGWLAYLFVQYTPAFGLDASRFLQNDRKLKELVGTWEGTFEGRNATLNITKADSEGLKATIHVQYTNLTDETLTGTVNAVTNTIHFDDVYKNGTLDGQYNGTFTGDGMDAFEGTYENYTTKKQVNFSFKKAKADVEN, encoded by the coding sequence ATGAGCGACTTTAGAGACAGTGATAAAACACTGCGTCCCGGTAGTGCGGACGGTGATAAAACTTTGCGCCCTGCCCTGAAAGCCGAGAAAACCCTTCGTCCTGGTGAAGAAGAAAAAACTCTTCGCCCGGAAGATGATAGTAAGAAGACCTTGCGCCCTGGTGTAGCTAACATTGACAAAACTCTGCATCCCGGTGGAATGGAGGATAAGACGTTGCGTCCGGTTTCGTCAGATGATGCGACCTTACGTGCCGAACAGCAAAAGGCGATTGAGGCTATCACTCGCCAGCATGATACGGAATATCTTATTAAAGGTTTGAATTACAGGGTTATAAAGTTAATATCGGATGGGACGGGAGAAGCTCAGATCTTTCTGGTGGAAAATAAGGGAAAGCAGTACGTACTAAAACTCTATTATGTTGGTATTGAACCGCCTCCTAATCATCAGATACTTGAAATTATAAGACAAACTCCGCGCTCGGGATTATTAGTGGATATCATAGATCATGGTCAGTGGGATAATCCGCGTGTTTCCGGTGAATTGAGGCATTATGAAGTAATGACTTACTGTAAAGGAGGCTCTTTGGATAAAATAAACCTGAAAGGAGACGAAAGAAGGCTTTGTGAAATTGCTAAACAAGCTGCTGCTGCCATTGATTTCTGTCATAAGCATGGGTTTATTCATCGGGATATCAAGCCGGGTAATTTCTTTTTTGCCGATGAGAATCAGAATCAGGTGCTGCTGGGGGATTTTGGTATTTCTGTAAGATGCGATCAGAATGGAGTTGCCCGTACGGACCAGGCTCGTACCCGCATTTATGCAGCTCCCGAAATGTATTATACGGTTCCCGGTGAGAATCGGGTGGAGATTGACACGAAGAGTGATTTTTACTCTCTTGGTATGGTTTTGCTCTGTCTGTGGATGGGCGAGAAAGAGTTTAAAGAAAGAGAATTTGAACTGATGAAGCGCAAACGTACGGGAGATTTGCCTTTTCCTGTGGATTTATCGGGACGAACGCTACAATTAATAAAAGCATTGACTGCACCGCAGCCGGAAAAACGTTGTGGATTTACCGAAATCGTTCGTTGGGCTCGGGGAGAGGATGTATTCAGTGATTTTGTCGGGCAGGAAAGTAAACGTCGTTTCAGTATTATTTTTAATGCCGGAAAGAATCAGATAGCACATTCACCCGAACAATTGGCTGATTTTATGCGACAGGATCAGAATCTTGCCATTAAATATCTCTATACCGGTAAGCTTACGAAATGGCTGAATGATAATCAGCGGCCGGAATTGGTTTCGGAAATCGAAGATATTGTAGAAAAGCGCTATCCGAAGGACCAGACTGCCGGGCTGTATGCCGCCTGTTATACGCTCAATGTGGATATGCCCTATTATGATGTCAAGGGACGTCCGCGGACTACCGCCGAAGAAATAGCGCAATCTCTCATTGAGAACTTCAGCACTTACCAGACTACCTTGGCGAACGCGAACGATCCCCTGTTTCTCTTTTTTAATGCGCACGATCTGAAGCGGCTTACGGATAATGCAGCTTCCTTGTTTAATAAAAAAGGTCGCCAGCGGGAGGCTTTATGGCGTTTGATCTATGAGCTTGATCCTTCACGTCCTTATGAATTGATCGATGAAAAGGGGAATTTGGGGCGTTGCAATACACCGGAAGAAGTTCTTCATTATGCTTATAATCATATGTTGAGCGCTGATTCGTGGAATGATTTGGCGGAAGAGTCTTTCCTGATATGGTTGGCAGGTCGTGATAAAGGATTGGTAGGGAAGATACGTACTCAATTGAAAGGTTTCACTACATCCGATGCTGCGGTAACTTACGGTGTACTTTATAATTTGAGTCCTAAGGTTTCCTTTACCCTGCAAATGGACGAGACAGCAAATAATTATTATTTCACGCATACTCAAATAGCCCAATTCATCAATCAACAGTTGATGGTTTACAAGAATACACCGAAGAATGATCCGGATCATGAATATGCCGATTATATTCTCGGCATGCTTTCAAGTCTGAAAGGTTCGCGGCTCTATTTCTATCTGAAGTCTAAGGGTGTGTATGAGGATAAGATTGAATGGATAAATTATTGCTTTGAACTGAAATCCAAAGATAATCTCCGGAAAGCAGGCCCTTACAACTGGATTATAGCTACCTTTAAGATGATCAAGGGATTGGGCGCTTTACCTTATTATTACTTCAAGGATAGTGATAAGAGTATAACCGATTTGGACGGATTGAAGTCCATTCCATCGAAAGAAGTTAAGGCAGAACTGGAGAGTGGATATTTGAGAGACTGGCTTACTACTTTCTTTCAGGAGAATCCGTTGAAGAATCTTTCTCCCAAATTCGCATATGAGCAGGAAACGGTGAAATATCTCGAATTCATCGAAAAAATAGATAGTAAAGATACAGATGTTTCCAATTTCCGTATTGCCACCAATTTTGTGAATAAGAACCTGCGGAAAGTGCGTTTGCGTTGTAGGATACTGACAGTGATGCGTGTATTGCTGGGAATACTGTGTTTCATTCCTATTCTGGCTTTTGCAGCTGCATTATGCTTCTACGGGCTTCCGTTCACAGAAAATCCGTTGCCCACTGTCTCCGTCGGTGCCATTGTGACGATGACTGTAATTTTCAGTATCCTTATGTATGTCGCTTCTGATTTCAAGAATCTTATATTTTGTATTCTTTTAGGTGCTATAGTGGGGTCGGTAATCTATTATGTGGTCTATTTTGTGCTCGAACTCATCATGCCATATGCCCATTATGTATTGGCCGGACTTCTGGTTCTGCTGGCTTATTATCTGATGAAAAGCTGTTATTTCAAGCTTCCGGTAGAGCGGAGCCTGCACAGCCATCTGCTGAATCCAGGTTTCGAGGAGACGGGATTGGAGCCGTTGCATTTCGCTTTCAAGGCGGATGTGGGAACGCATTTTGAATCTTCCATCGGTGGTGAATCGGTGAAATACGCCACCTATCTGAAGGAGTGCATCCGCAAGTTCATTTATCGTGCCGTGCTTTCCATGGTGATGGTAGGCTGGCTGGCCTACCTGTTTGTGCAATATACTCCGGCATTCGGTCTGGATGCCTCCCGTTTTCTGCAAAACGACAGGAAGCTTAAAGAGCTGGTAGGTACATGGGAGGGTACGTTCGAAGGGCGTAATGCTACGCTGAACATAACGAAAGCAGACTCGGAAGGTTTGAAGGCTACTATACATGTGCAATATACGAATCTGACCGATGAGACGCTGACGGGCACTGTGAATGCCGTTACGAATACTATCCATTTTGACGATGTATACAAGAACGGTACTCTCGACGGGCAGTATAACGGTACGTTCACCGGCGATGGAATGGATGCTTTTGAAGGTACTTATGAGAATTATACGACCAAGAAACAAGTGAACTTCAGTTTCAAAAAAGCGAAAGCAGATGTAGAGAACTGA
- a CDS encoding PP2C family protein-serine/threonine phosphatase: MLLLKCQLASDMGCIRTNNEDMILFNGGLYRDETYEQKFELIPQARFTAFVADGMGGHEGGEFASELATQAFDRFITDLPCGLSHEVLSGEIKNWVNETHALITNKGVELPQYEGMGTTFVGMFSYEESIYMVNIGDSRLYRYRGGILKQLSSDHSMRELTGDMTTPSNVIYNSLGAGTSAFADFTELTGQLLDEDLFLICSDGLSDMLTDDQIEEVLQREPTAISLTEAAKAAGGRDNVSVVLLRVIE, translated from the coding sequence ATGTTATTATTGAAATGTCAGCTTGCCAGTGATATGGGGTGCATACGTACCAATAATGAAGATATGATACTCTTCAACGGAGGACTTTATCGTGACGAAACATACGAACAAAAGTTTGAACTCATTCCTCAAGCTCGTTTTACGGCTTTTGTAGCGGATGGTATGGGCGGACACGAAGGTGGAGAGTTTGCCAGTGAGTTGGCTACCCAGGCATTCGACCGTTTTATTACCGATCTTCCTTGTGGACTTTCTCATGAAGTACTGTCCGGTGAGATAAAGAATTGGGTGAATGAAACTCATGCTCTGATAACAAATAAGGGCGTTGAACTTCCTCAATACGAGGGAATGGGAACCACTTTTGTAGGTATGTTCAGTTATGAAGAGAGCATCTATATGGTGAATATTGGAGACAGCCGCCTGTATCGTTATCGTGGCGGTATTCTGAAACAACTTTCGTCGGACCACTCCATGCGGGAACTGACCGGAGATATGACTACTCCATCCAATGTAATCTATAATTCTTTGGGTGCCGGAACATCAGCTTTTGCCGATTTCACCGAATTAACCGGCCAATTATTGGATGAAGACCTCTTTTTGATTTGTTCCGATGGTTTGAGTGATATGCTTACAGATGATCAGATTGAGGAAGTCCTTCAGCGAGAACCTACTGCAATCAGTTTGACAGAAGCTGCAAAGGCGGCAGGTGGCAGGGATAATGTGAGTGTTGTGCTTCTGCGGGTGATAGAATAG
- a CDS encoding DUF2589 domain-containing protein produces MDTNLLSMSQQFSGLPMESLIGGPLNAAAKANSSMALTQTRFMLDTCFNMKKKDKDGNEIPTQYEPIMIDMVLTRSVITPGMDTTKGIPQASTKFSLPLLTILPINSLAVETVDINFEMEVKSSFSEDNNEAKSSESAGEGSFETKIGWGLLSTTIKGSASYSSKDSSTHDTHYEKSNSAKYTVNVHAGQLPLPKGVNTIIEAFAQAIQPIELTPAKGEGANGGAGANGGAGTNGGTGANGGAGANGGAGTNGGTGANGGTGG; encoded by the coding sequence ATGGATACAAATTTATTATCGATGTCGCAGCAATTCTCCGGGCTGCCAATGGAAAGCTTAATCGGAGGTCCTTTGAATGCAGCCGCTAAGGCGAATTCTTCAATGGCTCTTACGCAAACAAGGTTTATGTTGGATACTTGTTTCAACATGAAGAAGAAGGATAAAGATGGGAACGAAATTCCGACCCAGTATGAGCCTATCATGATTGATATGGTATTAACCAGAAGTGTTATAACTCCGGGTATGGATACTACTAAAGGGATTCCTCAAGCCAGTACTAAATTTAGTCTGCCTTTATTGACAATCTTGCCAATCAATTCATTAGCTGTCGAAACCGTGGATATAAACTTTGAAATGGAAGTAAAATCAAGTTTCTCTGAAGACAATAATGAAGCAAAATCATCTGAGAGTGCAGGTGAAGGTAGTTTTGAAACTAAAATAGGCTGGGGGCTGCTAAGTACAACTATTAAAGGTTCGGCCAGTTATTCTTCAAAAGATTCTTCGACCCATGATACACATTATGAGAAGAGTAATTCTGCCAAGTATACGGTTAATGTACATGCAGGCCAATTGCCACTTCCTAAAGGAGTAAACACTATTATCGAAGCATTTGCACAAGCAATTCAGCCTATAGAATTGACCCCTGCAAAAGGTGAAGGAGCTAATGGAGGAGCTGGAGCTAATGGAGGGGCTGGAACTAATGGAGGAACTGGAGCTAATGGAGGAGCTGGAGCTAATGGAGGGGCTGGAACTAATGGAGGAACTGGAGCTAATGGAGGAACTGGAGGTTAA
- a CDS encoding AAA family ATPase → MNCPKCNKPNRENAVFCKWCGTNVVTKATEPLRELVGMETVKNQLQDLVNTCESLALRAQRSGISIRLGMDMIITGNTGTGKTKLAGVLQKLLYSSGIIKKPAMKVVDAVDYEEFAKEWEKNTADLKGGILCIENVQKLLPSGAANDINKLDKLFSCMDKWNNDPIVILSGLSSAFKEFLVSNPDVRNRFEYYFDLKDFSMEELKQLCIHELKKRYGIALSEEADAKLERVFKNEMRQKSDDFGNGHLAVKKAADIFANTIKRDPNASVAIPEDIPGKEFRQKSYEEIMAELDEFVGIDEIKATVQKIIHKIDFERERKGAGAKREVKDHFLFLGNPGTGKTTIARIFADILNSLEVLPIGQLVEVSRKELVAGYVGQTALAVEKYVDMAMGGVLFIDEAYTLKQGDNDQFGQEAIDTLLKLVEDRRGQFVAIAAGYTKEMGEFLSSNSGMASRFNETVTFRDYKADELAEIFRRQVKKEHLTLDEEAEAFIRNYFSKMYLTRTRNFGNAREVRNTMDRAIKNQGVRLLELKGTPDYDVSMVHVLTRADIEGEESKNIKSLDTVLAELNEFVGMDSVKAEIRALANKIAMDKEMMEMGIADAEVTPVHIVLTGNPGTGKTTIACKLGEVFKAIGLLPTDKVVEKERKHLISTYQNETAKLVDKACDEAMGGILFIDEAYALMPISAGGSKDQTGVEAVEALMTRMVKDAGKFVVICAGYRAEMEEFVNNANPGFRRRFSNFLHIEDYSADQLICIYRSLIRKKGNTLTPDAEEMLIKLVDEMVTSKDENFGNAGEMVKLFEKTKARRANRLAQLHAGGQTLTREMYLTIEAEDIPYDPPKMIDEEECMAELNQLIGLSGVKREVKEIADYIKVERAKAEAMGKKFQGVVDHYLFVGNPGTGKTTVARIMGNIFYSLGVLPSNRLLEVTRKDLVEGYVGQTATKTARVVKRAVGGVFFIDEAYSLMGDNFGQEATNTILPMLLDYKGKMVCIAAGYPREIRQWIDTNSGLESRFTKVIHFEDYNPDELAQIFRMKVKKDKLTLTPEAENAMHVYFTDLYNRRERNFANAREVNNYFDRVKKNQSSRLRHEMERPDFDPASYSILLPEDMG, encoded by the coding sequence ATGAATTGTCCGAAATGTAATAAGCCGAACCGTGAAAACGCTGTTTTCTGCAAATGGTGTGGCACCAATGTGGTTACTAAAGCTACTGAACCGTTGCGTGAGTTGGTAGGGATGGAAACCGTCAAGAACCAGTTGCAGGATTTGGTAAATACTTGTGAGTCGCTCGCTTTGCGTGCACAGCGTAGTGGCATTTCCATTCGCCTGGGCATGGACATGATTATTACGGGAAATACCGGAACCGGTAAAACCAAACTGGCAGGAGTATTGCAAAAACTATTGTACTCCAGTGGTATTATCAAGAAGCCTGCCATGAAAGTAGTGGATGCGGTGGATTATGAGGAGTTTGCCAAAGAGTGGGAAAAGAATACCGCCGACCTGAAAGGGGGTATTCTCTGCATTGAAAATGTGCAGAAGCTTTTGCCTTCGGGTGCAGCCAATGATATCAATAAGCTTGATAAGCTGTTCAGCTGTATGGATAAGTGGAACAATGATCCGATAGTCATTCTTTCCGGGCTTTCATCGGCCTTTAAAGAGTTTCTGGTATCCAATCCTGATGTGCGCAATCGCTTTGAGTATTACTTCGATCTGAAAGATTTCAGTATGGAGGAACTGAAGCAGCTTTGTATCCATGAACTTAAAAAACGTTATGGGATTGCATTGAGCGAGGAAGCGGATGCCAAATTGGAACGTGTGTTTAAGAATGAGATGCGACAGAAATCAGATGATTTCGGGAATGGGCATTTGGCTGTGAAAAAAGCGGCTGATATCTTTGCCAATACTATCAAGCGCGATCCGAATGCATCGGTTGCCATTCCTGAGGATATTCCCGGTAAAGAGTTCCGGCAGAAGAGTTATGAGGAGATCATGGCAGAGCTGGATGAGTTTGTCGGTATCGATGAAATCAAGGCAACGGTGCAGAAAATCATTCATAAGATAGATTTTGAACGGGAACGGAAAGGTGCCGGAGCTAAACGGGAGGTCAAAGATCATTTTCTGTTCCTTGGTAATCCGGGAACGGGGAAGACAACGATTGCCCGTATCTTTGCTGATATTCTGAATTCGCTGGAAGTGTTGCCCATCGGTCAGCTGGTGGAAGTTTCACGAAAGGAGCTGGTTGCGGGATATGTGGGTCAGACGGCCTTGGCCGTGGAAAAATATGTGGATATGGCTATGGGCGGAGTGCTGTTCATTGACGAAGCCTATACATTGAAGCAAGGTGATAATGACCAGTTCGGCCAGGAAGCAATTGATACGTTGCTGAAACTGGTAGAAGACCGTCGTGGGCAGTTTGTGGCTATTGCTGCCGGATATACAAAGGAGATGGGAGAATTTCTGAGCTCCAACTCGGGGATGGCCTCCCGTTTCAATGAAACGGTGACTTTCCGCGACTATAAAGCCGATGAATTGGCGGAAATTTTTCGTCGGCAGGTGAAGAAAGAGCATCTGACCCTGGATGAAGAGGCCGAGGCATTTATCCGTAATTACTTCTCGAAGATGTATCTGACCCGTACACGCAATTTCGGTAATGCCCGCGAGGTACGTAACACAATGGATCGTGCAATCAAGAATCAGGGAGTCCGGTTGCTGGAACTGAAGGGTACACCGGATTATGATGTATCTATGGTGCATGTACTGACGCGTGCGGATATTGAAGGTGAAGAAAGCAAAAATATCAAGAGTCTGGACACTGTACTTGCTGAACTGAATGAATTCGTCGGTATGGACAGTGTAAAAGCAGAGATACGTGCGTTGGCGAACAAGATAGCCATGGACAAGGAAATGATGGAAATGGGTATTGCTGACGCTGAGGTGACTCCTGTACACATTGTGCTGACGGGTAATCCGGGGACAGGTAAGACCACCATTGCCTGTAAGTTGGGAGAGGTCTTTAAAGCCATCGGTCTGCTGCCTACCGATAAAGTCGTGGAAAAGGAGCGTAAACATCTGATAAGTACATATCAGAATGAGACGGCCAAACTTGTGGATAAGGCTTGTGACGAAGCAATGGGCGGTATTCTTTTTATAGATGAAGCCTATGCCCTGATGCCTATCAGTGCGGGTGGAAGTAAGGATCAGACTGGAGTGGAAGCCGTGGAGGCACTAATGACCCGAATGGTGAAGGATGCCGGGAAATTCGTGGTTATCTGTGCCGGTTATCGCGCTGAAATGGAGGAATTTGTCAATAATGCCAATCCGGGCTTCCGGCGCAGGTTTAGTAATTTTCTGCATATCGAGGACTACTCGGCAGACCAGTTGATTTGTATTTATCGTTCTCTTATCAGGAAGAAAGGGAATACACTGACACCGGATGCAGAAGAGATGCTGATTAAGTTAGTCGATGAAATGGTGACATCGAAAGATGAGAACTTTGGAAATGCAGGGGAAATGGTGAAACTCTTTGAGAAAACCAAAGCCCGCCGTGCCAACCGGCTGGCACAATTACATGCCGGAGGACAGACCTTGACTCGCGAAATGTACCTGACCATCGAGGCGGAGGATATTCCGTATGATCCGCCAAAGATGATCGATGAAGAAGAGTGCATGGCAGAATTGAACCAATTGATCGGATTATCCGGCGTGAAACGTGAAGTGAAGGAGATTGCCGATTATATCAAAGTGGAGCGTGCTAAGGCGGAAGCGATGGGTAAGAAATTCCAGGGTGTAGTGGATCACTATCTCTTTGTCGGTAATCCGGGAACGGGAAAGACTACTGTGGCACGTATCATGGGAAATATTTTCTATTCATTGGGCGTATTGCCCAGCAATCGCTTGTTGGAAGTAACCCGTAAGGACCTAGTAGAAGGCTATGTGGGACAGACTGCCACTAAGACGGCACGGGTTGTGAAGCGTGCGGTGGGCGGTGTGTTCTTTATTGACGAAGCTTATTCACTGATGGGCGATAACTTCGGGCAGGAGGCTACGAATACCATTTTGCCGATGTTGCTTGATTATAAGGGGAAGATGGTTTGCATTGCTGCCGGGTATCCGCGTGAGATCCGCCAATGGATTGATACGAATTCCGGTTTGGAATCCCGCTTTACCAAGGTAATTCATTTTGAGGACTATAATCCCGATGAATTGGCGCAAATTTTTAGGATGAAGGTGAAAAAGGATAAGCTAACACTGACTCCTGAGGCAGAAAATGCCATGCATGTTTACTTCACGGACTTATATAATCGTCGTGAACGTAATTTTGCCAATGCCCGTGAAGTAAATAATTATTTCGATCGGGTGAAAAAGAACCAGAGTTCCCGTCTTCGTCACGAAATGGAGCGTCCTGACTTTGATCCGGCAAGCTACAGTATATTGTTACCTGAGGATATGGGATAA
- a CDS encoding DUF2589 domain-containing protein codes for MISFKLFVEAIHHAIVSASDSLMDKNEGLLDKYFEKPVDGEGKNKGALVPKIVQLEYPALDDTGAVTTTTVQVPLITLVPVTASKIEKATVTAEFALEVINDELQISFPNKKTPENATVGKLEIVISPQELTDGLELIIEGYANALKRQIT; via the coding sequence ATGATTAGCTTTAAATTGTTTGTAGAGGCTATCCATCATGCCATTGTAAGTGCCAGTGACTCGCTGATGGACAAGAATGAAGGCTTGCTGGATAAGTATTTTGAAAAGCCTGTTGACGGGGAGGGGAAAAATAAAGGGGCATTGGTTCCGAAGATAGTGCAACTTGAATATCCTGCTTTGGATGATACCGGAGCAGTTACTACTACAACAGTTCAGGTCCCTTTAATCACATTGGTACCTGTTACAGCCTCTAAAATAGAAAAGGCTACTGTGACGGCAGAATTTGCCCTAGAAGTTATAAATGATGAGCTACAGATCAGCTTCCCTAATAAAAAAACACCAGAAAATGCTACGGTAGGAAAATTGGAGATCGTTATTTCACCACAAGAATTAACGGATGGACTGGAATTGATTATCGAGGGATATGCAAATGCTTTGAAACGGCAGATTACCTGA
- a CDS encoding FHA domain-containing protein, whose amino-acid sequence MSTLVNCPKCRVEIESDSYYCDQCGVELYICPQCHVFGKGKRCTQCGQPLVSAKATAGDSSSKDRSVAPIPAGQPASGGAANFAPSSANQVVSPVCPSTSSVNSSASPVSPVSSEPEKTMRPGVSAVPLPVRLVCSAAGIRLGLGNGVVIGRRKGDYVSAFASQGYVSGTHARLQKNVSGQWEIVDLDSTNGTFVNGNRLSPNVPVMFNIGDVIRIANLDFKVE is encoded by the coding sequence ATGAGTACATTAGTCAACTGCCCCAAGTGCAGAGTTGAAATAGAAAGTGATAGTTACTATTGCGATCAATGTGGTGTTGAACTGTATATTTGCCCTCAATGCCATGTGTTTGGAAAGGGGAAGCGATGCACGCAATGCGGTCAGCCGTTAGTATCCGCTAAAGCTACAGCAGGCGATAGCAGTTCCAAGGACCGATCGGTTGCTCCGATTCCTGCAGGGCAACCTGCTTCTGGCGGAGCTGCTAATTTCGCGCCTTCATCTGCAAACCAAGTCGTGTCGCCTGTGTGTCCTTCCACTTCTTCTGTGAATTCCTCGGCTTCTCCTGTGAGTCCGGTTTCTTCTGAGCCTGAAAAGACAATGCGTCCGGGAGTATCCGCAGTTCCACTTCCTGTACGTTTGGTTTGTTCTGCCGCAGGCATTCGTTTAGGTTTGGGAAATGGCGTGGTGATTGGTCGCAGAAAGGGCGATTATGTATCTGCATTTGCTTCTCAGGGATATGTTTCCGGTACCCATGCCCGCTTACAGAAGAATGTATCCGGACAATGGGAAATAGTGGATCTGGATTCTACCAATGGCACGTTTGTAAACGGTAACCGTCTTTCGCCGAATGTACCTGTTATGTTTAACATCGGAGATGTCATTCGCATAGCCAATCTTGATTTCAAGGTTGAATAG